From the Teredinibacter turnerae T7901 genome, one window contains:
- the zapE gene encoding cell division protein ZapE: protein MSQLTPLEHYQRDLRDSQLIADAAQRQAVDALQDLYARLVTVYPSTSWAPQSSWVRSWGKVRALVGATPAPVKGLYFWGGVGRGKTYLMDVFFDALPFEAKMRTHFHRFMRRVHEELKSLSGEKDPLEIVAARLAREAWVICFDEFFVIDITDAMILANLLDGLFKRGVVLVATSNIEPDGLYRDGLQRARFLPAIALLNNHTQVLNVDGGVDYRLRALTQAALYFQGSELEAKEHLNGCFQRLVPDMAMVQEDLGLEINGREIAAHKLGEDVAWFSFPSVCDGPRSQNDYIELAREFHAVIVEGVPQFTGQNDDQARRFIYLVDEFYDRHVKLILSSSYSMFELYVQGRLGFEFERTLSRLQEMQSEEYLAREHLA from the coding sequence ATGAGTCAACTTACACCCCTGGAACATTATCAACGCGACTTGCGCGATAGCCAGCTTATTGCCGATGCGGCGCAACGGCAGGCGGTGGACGCGCTGCAAGACTTGTACGCCCGTTTGGTTACTGTTTACCCGAGTACCTCCTGGGCACCGCAAAGTTCCTGGGTACGGTCTTGGGGTAAAGTGCGTGCGTTGGTAGGGGCAACGCCTGCGCCGGTGAAAGGACTGTACTTCTGGGGCGGTGTTGGGCGTGGAAAAACCTATTTGATGGATGTTTTTTTCGATGCCTTACCGTTCGAAGCCAAAATGCGCACCCACTTCCACCGTTTTATGCGCCGGGTGCACGAAGAATTGAAAAGCCTGTCTGGGGAAAAAGATCCCCTTGAAATTGTTGCTGCACGCCTTGCCCGGGAGGCGTGGGTTATCTGCTTCGATGAGTTTTTCGTTATCGATATCACCGACGCGATGATTCTGGCGAACTTGCTCGACGGGCTTTTTAAGCGGGGTGTTGTGTTGGTGGCAACATCGAATATTGAGCCGGACGGTCTTTACCGCGATGGTCTGCAGCGCGCCCGTTTCCTGCCGGCGATCGCCTTGCTCAATAATCATACCCAGGTGTTGAACGTCGATGGGGGTGTCGACTATCGGCTGCGCGCGTTAACCCAGGCCGCGCTTTACTTTCAGGGTAGCGAGTTGGAGGCAAAAGAGCACTTGAACGGTTGCTTTCAGCGTTTGGTGCCCGACATGGCCATGGTTCAGGAGGATCTCGGCCTCGAAATTAACGGCCGCGAGATCGCAGCCCACAAGCTTGGTGAGGATGTGGCTTGGTTTAGCTTCCCAAGCGTTTGTGACGGGCCGCGCTCGCAGAACGATTACATCGAGCTGGCGCGCGAATTTCATGCTGTTATCGTGGAGGGGGTTCCCCAGTTTACGGGGCAAAACGATGACCAGGCTCGCCGCTTTATCTATCTAGTGGATGAATTCTACGATCGACACGTAAAACTGATACTGTCTTCGTCCTACAGCATGTTTGAGTTGTACGTGCAGGGCCGACTCGGCTTCGAGTTTGAACGCACCCTTAGCCGCCTGCAAGAAATGCAGAGCGAGGAATATCTCGCCCGTGAACATCTGGCTTAG
- a CDS encoding YhcB family protein — translation MLTITEVILFSLETLIMVCAIVLCVGALLGALISRTFLPPEQKRDLEQSLQLTRQELNQYQQDVAQHFAETSKLVHNLTQSYKEVHEHLAKGAVELTNSEISRKIIAAGEGTLNLEGTSIEGAAVEPPKDWAPKTPGESGTLSEDYGHDEEEPVHQPPHVPVPKKAG, via the coding sequence ATGCTTACTATTACGGAGGTTATCTTGTTTTCTCTCGAAACACTCATCATGGTATGCGCTATCGTGCTATGCGTTGGCGCGTTGTTGGGCGCCCTTATCAGTCGCACCTTCCTGCCACCAGAGCAGAAAAGAGACTTGGAGCAGAGCCTGCAACTGACCCGTCAGGAGCTGAACCAATACCAGCAAGACGTCGCTCAGCATTTCGCTGAAACATCCAAACTTGTTCACAACCTTACCCAGAGCTACAAAGAAGTCCACGAGCACCTCGCAAAGGGCGCAGTGGAATTAACGAACTCGGAAATTAGCCGCAAAATTATCGCAGCCGGGGAAGGCACACTCAATTTGGAAGGCACGTCGATTGAGGGCGCTGCCGTTGAACCGCCGAAAGACTGGGCGCCTAAAACTCCAGGGGAAAGCGGTACTCTGAGCGAGGATTACGGTCACGACGAGGAAGAACCTGTGCATCAGCCACCGCATGTTCCCGTACCCAAAAAAGCTGGCTGA
- a CDS encoding S1C family serine protease: MGAISQLIIYLRWPVMVGMVLALTVLVLFPNVRPTPGVDLQRDSGSLTPSDMEAWQGPVSYARAVARAAPAVVNIYTLKQVRNSRHPLFDDPLYRHFFNLSDIPRQQRMQSARGSGVIVSKEGYILTSNHVIDGVDEIVVSLADGREAKAQLKGVNRSSDLAVLKIDLDHLSPIPIGSPDTAMVGDVVLAIGNAFGMGQTVTQGIVSATRRRGFNIAHFENFIQTDAAINPGNSGGALIDAHGNLLGINTAILDQSGSASGIGFAIPADTAIQTLNDIVEFGRVVRGWLGVEAQPLSPQLAQSFNLRTTNGVLITRVAKQGPADKAGLRPGDVITRINDSLVGDGRWGQQEVAESRPGETVSIEIIRQGQVQVVEAVLGSEPIAS; the protein is encoded by the coding sequence ATGGGAGCAATTAGCCAATTAATCATTTATTTACGCTGGCCTGTCATGGTTGGGATGGTGCTAGCACTAACCGTGCTGGTACTTTTTCCCAATGTGCGGCCCACACCCGGGGTCGACCTTCAACGCGATAGCGGCAGCCTGACACCGAGCGATATGGAGGCCTGGCAAGGGCCAGTGTCTTACGCACGCGCCGTTGCCCGGGCTGCACCAGCAGTAGTGAACATTTACACCCTCAAACAGGTGCGCAACAGCCGCCACCCCTTGTTTGACGATCCACTTTATCGCCACTTTTTTAACCTCTCGGATATTCCCCGACAACAGCGGATGCAGTCTGCGCGCGGCTCCGGTGTTATTGTCAGCAAAGAGGGGTACATTCTTACCAGCAATCACGTTATCGACGGCGTTGATGAAATTGTTGTTTCCCTTGCCGACGGCCGCGAAGCCAAGGCCCAGCTCAAAGGTGTAAACCGCAGCAGCGATCTCGCGGTGCTGAAGATCGATCTGGATCATCTGTCACCCATCCCCATAGGCTCTCCCGATACGGCGATGGTCGGCGATGTGGTGCTGGCAATCGGTAACGCCTTCGGCATGGGACAAACTGTGACCCAAGGTATAGTGAGCGCAACTCGGCGTCGCGGCTTCAATATCGCGCACTTTGAGAACTTTATCCAAACCGATGCCGCGATAAACCCGGGCAACTCCGGGGGCGCACTCATCGATGCTCACGGCAACTTATTAGGAATCAATACGGCGATTCTGGACCAGTCCGGCTCAGCCAGCGGCATAGGCTTCGCGATACCTGCCGATACGGCTATCCAAACACTAAACGACATAGTGGAATTCGGTCGAGTTGTGCGGGGCTGGCTTGGAGTCGAGGCACAACCGCTTTCTCCGCAGCTGGCGCAGTCATTTAATCTGCGCACCACCAACGGTGTACTCATTACCCGTGTCGCCAAACAAGGACCAGCGGACAAAGCGGGCTTGCGCCCGGGCGATGTGATTACCCGTATCAACGATAGCCTGGTAGGTGACGGGCGCTGGGGACAACAGGAAGTCGCCGAGTCACGTCCTGGGGAGACGGTCTCAATCGAAATTATTCGCCAAGGGCAAGTGCAGGTCGTTGAGGCTGTACTTGGCTCAGAGCCGATTGCCAGCTAA
- a CDS encoding fumarate reductase iron-sulfur subunit: MNTIPVKQVEAGAGEYRKLTVNIFRHNPQDENSVPHMDTFEVEEADSMTLFILLNEIRENQDPTVQFDFVCRAGICGSCAMLVNGRPKLACRTLTQELPQVLNLAPLPGFELIGDLSVNTGKWMRNMSEHLETWIHNREQERDFCDLEEKMEPEVADKIYELERCVECGCCIAACGTAQMRSDFVGAVGINQLARFKIDPRDDRTDADFYEVLGTEEGVFGCMTLLGCDDMCPKELPLAQQIAYMRRKMALAEV; this comes from the coding sequence GTGAACACTATCCCTGTTAAACAAGTCGAAGCGGGTGCGGGCGAATACCGCAAGTTAACCGTCAATATCTTCCGTCACAATCCGCAGGACGAAAACAGCGTACCGCACATGGATACCTTTGAGGTGGAAGAAGCGGATTCCATGACGCTCTTTATCCTCTTGAACGAGATTCGTGAAAATCAGGATCCAACCGTCCAGTTCGATTTTGTATGCCGTGCCGGTATTTGCGGCAGTTGCGCGATGCTGGTGAATGGCCGGCCTAAATTGGCCTGCCGCACCCTGACTCAGGAGCTGCCTCAAGTGCTTAATCTGGCTCCGCTGCCTGGTTTCGAGCTTATTGGCGATCTTTCGGTAAATACCGGCAAGTGGATGCGCAATATGAGCGAGCATCTCGAGACCTGGATTCACAACAGAGAGCAAGAGCGGGATTTTTGTGATCTCGAAGAAAAAATGGAGCCAGAGGTCGCGGACAAAATCTACGAACTTGAACGTTGTGTTGAATGCGGCTGCTGCATTGCTGCCTGCGGTACCGCGCAGATGCGCTCTGACTTTGTTGGTGCGGTCGGTATTAATCAGCTGGCGCGGTTCAAAATTGATCCTCGGGACGATCGTACGGACGCTGATTTTTACGAAGTTCTGGGCACAGAAGAGGGCGTGTTTGGTTGTATGACCCTGCTCGGTTGCGACGATATGTGTCCTAAAGAGTTACCTCTGGCGCAACAAATCGCCTATATGCGACGCAAAATGGCGCTCGCGGAAGTTTAG
- a CDS encoding fumarate reductase flavoprotein subunit, with product MKTIYTDALVIGGGLAGLRAAIGVRRAGHDVIVLSLVPPKRSHSAAAQGGMQASLGNTNKGLGDNEDIHFADTVKGSDWGCDQDVARMFVNTAPKAVRELAAWGVPWGRVSRGSHEHVIDGKTVSLPERDDAHGMIAARNFGGTQKWRTCYVSDGTGHSMLYTMSNQAIAENIPVHERMEAISLIHDGERCYGAVVRNLMTGELVTYIAKATCIATGGYGRIYRATTNAVINEGMGTAIALETGVATLGNMEAVQFHPTGIFPAGILVTEGCRGDGGLLLDRDLHRFMPDYEPEKKELASRDVVSRWMEHHILSGKGVQSRFGEHLWLDIRLLGKKHIEGKLREVKEICEYFLGVDPIKDLIPVRPCQHYSMGGVRTNYKGESPQLRGLFAAGEAACWDMHGFNRLGGNSVAETAVAGMIVGEFMADYVGTEGADITVSTALIRDAYNMQASRLAGYCNSKGNENPFHIMRSMQELMSSNVAIFRHGDKLQEAVSQLQALRERAKNIAVHSSARGGSPELVAAYRVESMLRLSLCVAQGALAREESRGAHFREDFKLRNDKDWLCRTLASWNMSEDFMPTLNYEPLDVMKMEMPPGWRGYGAKDRVDHPDTPVRQAEVDSIKAKYENGNRFDCQDELMAYRAKLPEALQGKNARLGEDDNGRLVEAGN from the coding sequence ATGAAAACGATTTATACCGATGCCTTAGTGATAGGCGGTGGTCTCGCTGGTTTACGGGCCGCCATCGGCGTGCGTCGCGCCGGCCATGATGTGATTGTTCTAAGCCTCGTTCCGCCCAAACGCTCCCACTCGGCGGCTGCGCAAGGGGGAATGCAGGCCAGTCTCGGCAACACCAACAAAGGGTTGGGAGACAACGAAGATATACATTTTGCAGATACCGTAAAAGGCAGTGACTGGGGTTGCGATCAGGATGTGGCCCGGATGTTTGTTAATACCGCGCCAAAAGCGGTGCGCGAACTGGCGGCCTGGGGCGTGCCCTGGGGTCGGGTTAGTCGCGGCAGCCACGAGCATGTTATCGATGGCAAAACAGTGTCGCTTCCCGAGCGGGACGATGCCCACGGTATGATCGCCGCGCGTAACTTTGGCGGCACACAAAAGTGGCGTACTTGTTATGTATCGGACGGCACTGGCCACTCGATGCTGTACACCATGAGCAACCAGGCGATTGCAGAGAACATTCCTGTGCATGAGCGTATGGAGGCTATATCGCTGATTCACGACGGCGAGCGTTGCTACGGTGCGGTAGTGCGTAACTTGATGACCGGTGAGCTGGTGACTTATATCGCCAAAGCCACTTGTATCGCTACTGGCGGCTACGGTCGTATCTATCGCGCCACGACCAACGCGGTAATCAACGAAGGTATGGGAACAGCGATTGCCCTGGAAACCGGTGTAGCGACCCTGGGTAATATGGAAGCGGTGCAGTTCCACCCTACCGGTATTTTCCCTGCGGGCATTCTGGTAACTGAAGGCTGCCGGGGTGATGGCGGTCTGTTGCTCGACCGCGACTTGCACCGGTTTATGCCGGACTACGAGCCAGAGAAAAAAGAACTCGCGTCGCGCGATGTGGTGTCCCGCTGGATGGAACACCATATTCTCAGCGGTAAGGGAGTGCAAAGCCGCTTCGGCGAGCACTTGTGGCTGGATATTCGCCTGCTGGGTAAAAAACATATTGAAGGCAAGCTGCGGGAAGTAAAAGAAATCTGTGAATACTTCCTCGGTGTTGACCCCATCAAAGACCTGATTCCTGTGCGCCCCTGTCAGCACTACTCTATGGGTGGTGTGCGTACCAACTACAAAGGGGAGTCACCTCAGTTGCGCGGCTTGTTCGCCGCAGGTGAAGCTGCTTGCTGGGATATGCATGGCTTTAATCGCCTGGGGGGTAACTCGGTGGCGGAAACGGCGGTTGCCGGTATGATCGTTGGCGAGTTTATGGCGGATTACGTGGGTACTGAAGGCGCAGATATTACTGTGTCTACGGCACTCATTCGCGATGCGTACAACATGCAGGCGTCGCGCCTTGCGGGCTATTGCAACAGCAAAGGCAACGAAAATCCGTTCCATATTATGCGCTCCATGCAGGAACTGATGAGCAGCAATGTGGCCATTTTCCGCCACGGCGACAAACTGCAAGAGGCTGTTTCGCAACTGCAGGCGTTGCGTGAGCGGGCGAAAAATATTGCGGTGCACAGCAGTGCACGCGGTGGTAGCCCTGAACTGGTGGCGGCCTACCGGGTAGAAAGTATGCTGCGTTTGAGCCTTTGTGTGGCGCAGGGTGCGCTGGCTCGCGAAGAAAGTCGCGGCGCCCACTTCCGCGAAGATTTCAAACTGCGTAACGACAAAGACTGGCTGTGCCGTACGCTGGCGTCCTGGAACATGAGCGAGGACTTCATGCCCACGCTGAACTACGAGCCACTGGATGTGATGAAAATGGAAATGCCACCCGGCTGGCGTGGTTATGGCGCCAAAGATCGAGTGGACCACCCTGACACACCGGTACGTCAGGCAGAGGTTGATTCCATAAAGGCCAAGTACGAAAACGGCAATCGATTTGACTGCCAGGATGAGCTGATGGCTTATCGCGCTAAATTACCTGAGGCGCTGCAAGGCAAAAACGCGCGGTTGGGCGAAGATGACAATGGCCGCCTTGTAGAGGCGGGCAACTAA
- a CDS encoding fumarate reductase cytochrome b subunit — MSAVEHAVKPSRWPAYMDIVQGATGLFLVLFMWTHMFMVSSILISKDAMYWVARMFEGEPILGKPYPALVSGFAVFILSLIVIHAFLALRRFPATARQYNTMNKHIGNLKHSDTTLWYVQVFTGFALFFMASVHLYQLIFHPSNIGPYASSDRVWTGMMWPLYLIMLFVVELHAGIGIYRLVIKWGLFLGDNPKRNRHRLHVLKWILTVFFLVLGLATLGAYMKIGYEHAHQAGERYAPSWQDPADAAHHE; from the coding sequence ATGTCAGCTGTAGAACACGCGGTCAAACCCAGCCGTTGGCCAGCCTATATGGACATTGTCCAGGGCGCGACAGGGTTATTTTTAGTGCTGTTCATGTGGACGCATATGTTTATGGTGTCCAGCATTTTAATCAGTAAAGACGCCATGTACTGGGTGGCGAGAATGTTCGAGGGGGAGCCCATTCTCGGTAAACCTTACCCGGCGTTAGTGAGTGGTTTCGCGGTATTTATTCTCTCTTTGATCGTTATCCATGCGTTCTTGGCGTTGCGACGTTTTCCTGCGACCGCGCGTCAATACAACACCATGAACAAGCACATTGGCAATCTCAAGCACAGCGATACCACCTTGTGGTACGTGCAGGTGTTTACCGGCTTTGCGTTGTTTTTCATGGCGTCGGTGCATCTATATCAATTGATTTTTCACCCATCCAACATTGGCCCTTATGCCTCGTCCGACCGTGTGTGGACCGGCATGATGTGGCCACTGTACCTGATTATGTTGTTCGTTGTTGAGCTGCATGCCGGTATTGGTATCTATCGGCTGGTCATTAAATGGGGCTTGTTTTTGGGCGATAACCCCAAGCGCAACCGCCATCGTTTACATGTTCTCAAATGGATACTTACGGTGTTTTTCCTGGTGCTGGGCCTGGCGACATTGGGCGCATATATGAAAATCGGCTACGAGCACGCACACCAGGCTGGAGAGCGTTACGCCCCGAGCTGGCAAGACCCAGCTGACGCGGCACACCACGAGTAA
- a CDS encoding TonB-dependent receptor yields the protein MTLIRGITSRPKALTVAIGCALWGSVANAQNNEALDELDSGVIIEEVVVWGLRASQARAIDMKRSSDRIVDSIVAEDIGRMPDTTITDSLQRVPGVQINREANEGTSLNVRGMPQVLTTLNGEQFLSPWTITGVGANYSDIPAGMIGGADVYKSMSANNIAGGISGLVNLKTLDPAELEYGWTGKFAAELSEGSLKSDEITDSGQDHDLTIYLGHKSDRFAIMVGAFNSKTNAANYQIAEDQRLAFLDTKGGTPSDPLDLDYDGDTVNDWYLVPDNFSANSNFMERERTGASLGMHFQISDAWSARADVFYTNMQQHDRGVKAQFSGLSSINAFEVNGNPPTDEEELYNVLQQGTRVGYGHDITYVDSNGVTQQRSLHAVHIAEVQSAQFQSISGSEINRTGALNSNLQFDYDNGDNIEASIRYVHGEADRELRQAELVQGSPAWLWIDQDGVSGKDALTPYNVTVDYTQDIPSFSFDADLADSNLLQKYQANADGEDIEATLDVLRADLTLKLDGAISSIDMGIRHGVRTAEKNAFYYVTPTGRYSSFNDPRVPADKRFLLREGNEQWERYPMWRDFDYEDENIILRTTGGLQDNGFNRDDTVVYSDFGPIKGFENGISAIDPSVWDNTLDFMNSLYPGTKTLRDPSASYEVEEASTSAYVQMNFEGEWGLSFHGNVGARIVNTTRSVDKAIVPQVLDRFNSTGYDYEDKVVFLYDIETVEDSFVDVLPSFNLNVELGLNTMWRFAAAQTMARNDLENVGSGLVLTYQPCIKTDQNGNPVTVLDQNGNEVTEDVACVREGTELGDAEIEPWRATVWNSSVEWYFAENALLSAGLFMINVDSSVELYQEQRNFVDGDGINRGHLANVWVTDNAGASDLYGFEFGYRQPFTFLPGILKSTGVEFNYTYSNSESADVDVDGEALPLPSNSEHQTNVILWLEKDAFSFRLAYNWRSEEYIDRVRLTTNETPLSLGNWQEATGYLDFSMGYWFNDYVSVYFKGTNLTEENRKTYSQYSDQFHSLWVQERRLALGLSVSI from the coding sequence ATGACGCTAATTAGAGGTATCACCTCCAGACCCAAAGCGCTGACAGTCGCCATCGGCTGTGCGCTCTGGGGCAGTGTGGCCAACGCTCAGAACAACGAAGCATTGGACGAACTCGATTCTGGAGTCATTATTGAAGAGGTTGTCGTTTGGGGCTTGCGAGCATCGCAAGCGCGAGCGATCGACATGAAACGGTCTTCCGACCGCATCGTGGATTCCATTGTGGCTGAAGACATCGGCCGCATGCCAGATACCACTATCACCGACTCGCTGCAGCGTGTACCAGGTGTGCAAATTAACCGGGAAGCGAACGAAGGTACATCGCTGAACGTACGCGGTATGCCGCAAGTGCTGACAACGCTTAACGGCGAACAGTTCCTGAGTCCATGGACTATTACAGGCGTGGGTGCTAACTACAGCGATATTCCCGCGGGTATGATCGGTGGCGCAGATGTCTACAAATCCATGTCTGCCAACAACATCGCTGGCGGTATTTCCGGTTTGGTTAACCTGAAAACCCTCGATCCCGCAGAGCTGGAATACGGGTGGACGGGTAAATTCGCCGCTGAATTGTCTGAAGGCAGCCTCAAGTCAGACGAAATCACCGACTCCGGCCAGGACCACGATCTGACCATTTATCTGGGTCATAAATCTGATCGCTTCGCGATCATGGTCGGCGCATTCAACTCCAAGACAAACGCTGCGAACTACCAGATTGCTGAAGACCAGCGTCTGGCGTTCCTCGACACTAAAGGTGGTACTCCGAGCGACCCACTGGATTTGGATTACGACGGCGATACCGTTAATGACTGGTATCTGGTACCAGACAACTTCAGTGCAAACTCCAATTTCATGGAGCGCGAGCGTACCGGTGCTTCTTTAGGCATGCACTTTCAGATCAGTGATGCCTGGAGTGCACGAGCCGACGTGTTCTACACCAACATGCAACAGCATGATCGCGGGGTAAAAGCCCAGTTCAGTGGCCTTAGCAGCATCAACGCGTTTGAGGTTAACGGCAACCCGCCAACCGACGAAGAAGAGCTGTACAACGTACTGCAGCAAGGCACGCGCGTTGGTTATGGCCACGACATTACCTACGTCGACAGCAATGGCGTCACCCAGCAACGCTCACTGCATGCTGTACATATCGCAGAGGTTCAATCAGCTCAATTCCAGAGTATCTCTGGCAGTGAGATCAACCGTACCGGCGCACTGAACAGCAACCTGCAATTTGACTATGACAACGGCGACAACATCGAAGCCAGCATCCGCTACGTCCATGGCGAAGCAGATCGTGAGTTGCGGCAGGCCGAACTTGTGCAAGGCTCACCTGCATGGTTGTGGATCGACCAAGACGGTGTCTCCGGTAAGGACGCACTTACCCCGTACAATGTGACTGTCGACTACACGCAGGACATTCCATCATTCAGCTTCGATGCAGACCTGGCCGACAGCAACCTGCTGCAGAAGTATCAGGCAAATGCGGACGGTGAAGACATTGAAGCAACGCTGGACGTACTGCGAGCGGACCTCACCCTGAAGTTAGACGGCGCTATCAGTTCCATCGACATGGGTATCCGTCACGGCGTGCGCACGGCCGAGAAAAACGCGTTCTATTACGTTACCCCTACCGGCCGCTACAGCAGTTTTAACGACCCCCGTGTACCTGCCGACAAACGCTTCCTGTTGCGCGAAGGCAATGAGCAATGGGAAAGATACCCCATGTGGCGCGACTTCGATTACGAAGATGAGAACATTATTCTGCGCACCACCGGCGGCTTGCAGGACAACGGGTTTAACCGCGACGATACCGTGGTCTACAGCGATTTTGGCCCGATCAAAGGGTTCGAAAATGGTATCTCCGCTATCGATCCGTCGGTATGGGATAACACGCTGGACTTCATGAACAGCCTCTACCCCGGAACCAAAACATTGCGCGACCCATCAGCCAGCTACGAAGTCGAAGAAGCTTCAACGTCCGCTTATGTACAAATGAACTTTGAGGGCGAATGGGGCCTGAGCTTCCACGGTAACGTCGGTGCGCGCATCGTGAACACCACGCGCAGCGTGGACAAAGCGATTGTTCCCCAGGTACTCGACCGCTTCAATTCAACGGGCTATGACTACGAAGACAAAGTCGTCTTCCTGTACGACATTGAAACCGTCGAAGACTCTTTCGTGGACGTTTTACCCTCCTTCAACCTGAACGTTGAGCTGGGCCTGAACACCATGTGGCGATTTGCTGCGGCGCAAACTATGGCGCGAAACGACCTGGAGAATGTCGGCTCGGGTCTGGTACTGACTTATCAGCCATGTATCAAAACCGATCAAAACGGCAACCCGGTAACGGTACTTGACCAGAACGGTAACGAAGTGACCGAAGACGTCGCCTGTGTGCGTGAAGGTACTGAGCTGGGCGATGCCGAAATCGAGCCCTGGCGCGCAACCGTCTGGAACAGTTCGGTGGAATGGTACTTCGCCGAAAACGCCTTGCTGAGTGCGGGCCTGTTCATGATTAATGTGGACTCGTCTGTGGAGCTCTATCAGGAGCAGCGCAACTTCGTCGACGGCGACGGTATCAATCGTGGGCATTTGGCCAATGTCTGGGTAACCGATAACGCAGGCGCATCTGATTTATACGGTTTTGAATTTGGCTACCGCCAGCCATTTACCTTCCTCCCGGGAATTCTGAAATCCACCGGTGTGGAATTTAACTACACCTACTCCAATTCGGAGTCTGCGGATGTGGACGTGGACGGCGAAGCACTGCCGCTGCCTTCCAACTCAGAACACCAGACCAACGTGATTCTGTGGTTGGAAAAAGACGCGTTCAGTTTCCGTCTCGCCTACAACTGGCGCAGCGAGGAATACATCGACCGTGTACGCCTGACAACCAACGAAACTCCGCTGAGCCTGGGGAACTGGCAGGAAGCCACTGGCTACCTCGACTTCTCGATGGGTTACTGGTTTAACGACTACGTGAGCGTGTACTTCAAAGGTACCAACCTCACAGAGGAAAACCGCAAGACCTATTCGCAATACAGCGATCAATTCCACTCCCTCTGGGTACAGGAAAGGCGACTCGCGCTGGGCCTGAGCGTTTCTATCTAA